A genomic region of Dermacentor andersoni chromosome 9, qqDerAnde1_hic_scaffold, whole genome shotgun sequence contains the following coding sequences:
- the LOC126528356 gene encoding uncharacterized protein, producing MTSMSNTAIYIFILAFFKSAVCQVCRPHSIEACYGAIAMSLLRDLVKPPFGEIELDASMQTICKKRFPSVSRCKSLVNDCPKEQRENFTNLENIYRGFHNAVCTQDSFDGLRSLWDCLDRPRRKRCDKDTDTLFSTNSLFLHCQTARNYSACLEEVTRDCPPNYDEGKKALKRITNGTVDTLCSSWRDLQATPSSLPEGNTANFTDLFERQHTLKTSRGDATTVHSLFNGSTTMTSELPHMSVTSQISSENVTAGNPSLCLDAAGTSGTKCNDSNVVAPSSATSVSAIAFMYCAFVCASSWLTLLNL from the exons CTGTTTGCCAAGTCTGCCGGCCACATTCCATCGAAGCCTGCTACGGAGCGATCGCTATGAGCCTTCTGCGCGATTTGGTGAAACCGCCGTTTGGAGAAATTGAGCTCGATGCCAGTATGCAAACAATCTGCAAAAA ACGTTTCCCCAGTGTGTCCCGATGCAAGTCCCTTGTAAATGACTGCCCAAAGGAGCAGAGAGAAAATTTCACAAATCTAGAAAACATCTACCGGGGTTTTCACAACGCTGTCTGCACTCAAGATTCTTTTGACG GTCTCCGCAGTCTGTGGGATTGCCTCGATCGGCCACGCAGAAAAAGATGCGACAAGGACACTGACACCTTATTCAGTACCAATTCTCTGTTCTTACACTGCCA GACGGCTCGAAACTACAGCGCGTGTCTCGAAGAAGTCACAAGAGACTGCCCTCCGAATTACGACGAAGGTAAAAAGGCGCTGAAGAGGATAACGAATGGAACGGTGGATACTTTGTGTTCGTCGTGGAGAGACCTCCAGGCGACACCTTCATCACTACCGGAAGGAAATACTGCAAATTTTACGGATCTCTTCGAACGTCAACATACACTTAAAACGAGCCGCGGTGATGCCACCACGGTACATTCCCTGTTCAACGGATCAACAACGATGACAAGCGAGCTGCCGCACATGTCTGTAACATCACAAATTTCCTCGGAAAATGTCACTGCTGGGAATCCATCCTTGTGCTTGGACGCAGCAGGAACTTCTGGCACAAAGTGCAATGACTCTAACGTCGTGGCGCCGTCAAGTGCTACATCTGTGTCGGCCATCGCTTTCATGTATTGTGCATTTGTTTGCGCATCTTCATGGCTTACCCTACTAAACCTATGA